A DNA window from Mytilus edulis chromosome 14, xbMytEdul2.2, whole genome shotgun sequence contains the following coding sequences:
- the LOC139502963 gene encoding uncharacterized protein isoform X1 has protein sequence MFNFCHVIVIILSIYHVSNARQLTRQCMANKGRCSSKTGSSCASVFGSGWTGKGKCCRNKPCCVFHCDDIQQDQLQNGQTVNITGTEVGDTATFSCKAGYVFLGNQSIEKKCQETGWSGGGIQTCVGCPETVINFRGTTYKFNCGDFRFDQAEAFCKNQGGNITSIETEEENSFLKHILTLIKSA, from the exons ATGTTTAATTTTTGTCACGTGATTGTTATTATCCTCAGCATTTACCATGTATCGAACGCAAGAC AACTCACCCGTCAATGTATGGCCAACAAGGGAAGATGCAGCAGCAAAACAGGCTCATCATGTGCTAGCGTGTTCGGATCTGGGTGGACGGGAAAAGGGAAATGTTGTAGGAACAAACCATGTTGCGTAT TTCATTGTGACGATATCCAGCAGGATCAGCTTCAAAACGGGCAAACAGTTAATATTACCGGAACAGAGGTCGGTGACACTGCAACTTTTTCTTGCAAAGCAGGATATGTTTTTCTTGGAAACCAATCTATAGAAAAGAAATGCCAAGAAACAGGATGGAGTGGAGGTGGCATCCAAACATGCGTTG GTTGTCCAGAAACGGTTATTAATTTCCGCGGAACAACTTACAAGTTTAACTGTGGTGACTTTAGATTCGACCAAGCTGAG GCTTTTTGCAAAAACCAAGGTGGAAATATCACAAGTATAGAAACTGAAGAGGAAAACAGTTTCTTAAAGCATATACTTACACTAATAAAATCTGCTTGA
- the LOC139502963 gene encoding uncharacterized protein isoform X2 — MFNFCHVIVIILSIYHVSNARQLTRQCMANKGRCSSKTGSSCASVFGSGWTGKGKCCRNKPCCVFHCDDIQQDQLQNGQTVNITGTEVGDTATFSCKAGYVFLGNQSIEKKCQETGWSGGGIQTCVGCPETVINFRGTTYKFNCGDFRFDQAEITGG, encoded by the exons ATGTTTAATTTTTGTCACGTGATTGTTATTATCCTCAGCATTTACCATGTATCGAACGCAAGAC AACTCACCCGTCAATGTATGGCCAACAAGGGAAGATGCAGCAGCAAAACAGGCTCATCATGTGCTAGCGTGTTCGGATCTGGGTGGACGGGAAAAGGGAAATGTTGTAGGAACAAACCATGTTGCGTAT TTCATTGTGACGATATCCAGCAGGATCAGCTTCAAAACGGGCAAACAGTTAATATTACCGGAACAGAGGTCGGTGACACTGCAACTTTTTCTTGCAAAGCAGGATATGTTTTTCTTGGAAACCAATCTATAGAAAAGAAATGCCAAGAAACAGGATGGAGTGGAGGTGGCATCCAAACATGCGTTG GTTGTCCAGAAACGGTTATTAATTTCCGCGGAACAACTTACAAGTTTAACTGTGGTGACTTTAGATTCGACCAAGCTGAG ATAACTGGTGGATAG